One genomic window of Streptomyces sp. WP-1 includes the following:
- a CDS encoding sigma-70 family RNA polymerase sigma factor, with amino-acid sequence MSVDGAREDEGAGTQVPSQGRRTGSRNVPAQRGMPPGDAELIERMRGGDDSAYEELYRRHAAAVRRYARTCCRDAHTADDLTAEVFARMLQAVRGGSGPEHAVRAYLLTSVRRVAAHWITSARREQLVDDFAAFAQQAARSSAVSDDDTLELGADVRALHDAEQSMAMRAFRSLPERWQAVLWHTEVEDESPSEVAVLFGLDANGTRVLASRAREGLKQAYLQAHVSTTLTDDAECARYADQLGGYARRKLRVRAERGLRKHLEECARCRLAAAQIEEVAGGIPAVVPVAVIGWFGAAGYAKALGLVAGGAGAGAAGAAGAAAAAGGSSGGTGAAGGAASEAIGAPVKAGIAAGVVAVAAAAVAFGLVYDSHPAKEVAKPSSPAPPVVVRTPSPAPTPPQPTPKPTPTPKPVPTPTPKPVVPAVPAPKPAPTPPPKPTPKPAPPKPTPTPTPTPTPTPTPTPPPPPPPAVYQLSELRYDVSGDGTEPEIALGGSSWVWQRYGLDIGGTPYTHGATVRGDSSVTIDLNRRCTAYDAMAGVDDMTLGLGKVSFAVYGDGVPLWHSGTVRGHERAVPVHVDLTGRRTVRLVVRPHSGAFDRTALADWAESRFTCQ; translated from the coding sequence ATGAGTGTTGACGGGGCGCGTGAGGACGAGGGCGCCGGGACCCAGGTGCCCAGCCAGGGGCGCCGGACGGGCAGCAGGAACGTCCCCGCACAGCGGGGCATGCCGCCCGGTGACGCCGAGCTGATCGAGCGGATGCGCGGCGGCGACGACTCCGCGTACGAAGAGCTGTACCGGCGGCACGCGGCCGCGGTGCGCCGGTACGCGCGCACCTGCTGCCGGGACGCGCACACCGCCGACGACCTGACCGCCGAGGTGTTCGCCCGGATGCTCCAGGCCGTGCGCGGCGGCTCCGGTCCCGAGCACGCCGTACGGGCCTATCTGCTGACCTCGGTACGACGCGTCGCCGCGCACTGGATCACCTCGGCCCGGCGCGAGCAGCTCGTCGACGACTTCGCCGCCTTCGCCCAGCAGGCCGCCCGCTCCTCGGCGGTGTCCGACGACGACACCCTCGAACTCGGCGCGGACGTAAGGGCGTTGCACGATGCCGAGCAGTCCATGGCCATGCGGGCGTTCCGTTCGCTGCCGGAGCGCTGGCAGGCCGTGCTGTGGCACACCGAGGTGGAGGACGAGTCCCCGAGCGAGGTCGCCGTCCTGTTCGGCCTGGACGCCAACGGCACCCGGGTGCTCGCCAGCCGCGCCCGCGAGGGCCTGAAGCAGGCGTACCTCCAGGCCCATGTCAGCACCACCCTCACCGACGACGCGGAGTGCGCGCGCTACGCCGACCAGCTGGGCGGCTACGCCCGCCGCAAGCTGCGCGTCCGGGCCGAACGGGGGCTGCGCAAGCACCTGGAGGAGTGCGCCAGGTGCCGGCTCGCGGCGGCGCAGATCGAGGAGGTCGCGGGGGGCATCCCCGCGGTCGTGCCGGTCGCGGTCATCGGCTGGTTCGGGGCCGCCGGGTACGCCAAGGCGCTCGGCCTGGTCGCGGGCGGCGCGGGGGCCGGGGCCGCGGGTGCCGCGGGGGCGGCAGCGGCGGCGGGCGGGTCCTCCGGTGGGACGGGTGCCGCGGGCGGGGCCGCCTCGGAGGCGATCGGGGCGCCGGTCAAGGCGGGCATCGCCGCCGGTGTCGTGGCGGTCGCCGCCGCCGCGGTGGCCTTCGGCCTCGTGTACGACAGCCATCCGGCGAAGGAGGTCGCCAAGCCCTCCTCGCCGGCCCCACCGGTCGTCGTACGGACGCCGTCTCCTGCGCCCACCCCGCCGCAGCCGACACCGAAGCCGACGCCGACGCCGAAACCCGTCCCGACGCCGACGCCCAAGCCGGTGGTGCCCGCCGTGCCCGCGCCGAAGCCGGCCCCGACACCCCCGCCGAAGCCGACGCCGAAGCCCGCACCTCCGAAGCCCACCCCGACCCCCACGCCCACGCCCACGCCCACCCCGACCCCGACGCCCCCACCCCCGCCGCCCCCGGCCGTCTACCAGCTCAGCGAGCTGCGTTACGACGTGAGCGGCGACGGCACCGAGCCCGAGATCGCGCTCGGCGGGAGCAGCTGGGTGTGGCAGCGGTACGGCCTCGACATCGGGGGCACGCCGTACACGCACGGCGCGACCGTGCGCGGCGACTCCTCCGTGACCATCGACCTCAACCGGCGGTGCACCGCGTACGACGCGATGGCCGGCGTGGACGACATGACCCTCGGCCTCGGCAAGGTGAGCTTCGCCGTCTACGGGGACGGGGTCCCGCTGTGGCACTCGGGGACGGTCAGGGGCCACGAGCGTGCCGTCCCCGTCCATGTGGACCTCACCGGGCGCAGGACCGTCCGGCTCGTGGTGCGCCCGCACAGCGGCGCCTTCGACCGGACGGCGCTGGCGGACTGGGCGGAGTCCCGGTTCACCTGCCAGTAG
- a CDS encoding TetR/AcrR family transcriptional regulator — MHIQDTHWSAATAMVAAGAPAMPAVAAVNGRADGARTTPLRVDAQRNLEHVLRAAREVFGELGYGAPMEDVARRARVGVGTVYRRFPSKDVLVRRIAEEETARLTEQARTALGQEDEPWSALSRFLRTSVASGAGRLLPPQVLRVGSAEGSAGPADGVRSVVEEARVPQQRLKTGPGELRLVGQDSGLSEDSGSTELLAVVGQLVERARAAGELRADVSVSDVLLVIATAAPSLPDAAQQAAASARLLDILLEGLRSRPAIG, encoded by the coding sequence ATGCATATTCAGGACACGCACTGGTCGGCCGCCACCGCGATGGTGGCAGCCGGAGCACCGGCGATGCCGGCGGTCGCGGCGGTGAACGGGCGCGCGGACGGGGCGCGTACGACACCGCTGCGGGTGGACGCACAGCGCAATCTGGAGCACGTGCTGCGTGCGGCGCGTGAGGTGTTCGGCGAGCTGGGCTACGGCGCGCCGATGGAGGACGTGGCGCGGCGCGCACGGGTCGGGGTCGGGACCGTCTACCGGCGCTTTCCCAGCAAGGACGTGCTGGTGAGGCGGATAGCCGAGGAGGAGACGGCGCGGCTCACCGAGCAGGCGCGGACGGCGCTCGGGCAGGAGGACGAGCCGTGGTCGGCGCTGTCCCGGTTCCTGCGCACGTCGGTGGCGTCGGGGGCGGGCAGGCTGCTGCCGCCGCAGGTGCTGCGGGTCGGTTCCGCGGAGGGTTCCGCGGGTCCGGCCGACGGCGTCCGCTCGGTCGTCGAGGAGGCCCGGGTGCCGCAGCAGCGGCTCAAGACCGGGCCGGGTGAACTGCGGCTCGTGGGACAGGACTCCGGCCTCTCGGAGGACTCCGGTTCAACCGAACTGCTCGCGGTCGTGGGCCAGTTGGTGGAGCGGGCGCGGGCGGCCGGGGAGCTGCGGGCCGATGTGTCCGTCTCCGACGTGCTGCTGGTGATCGCCACGGCGGCACCGTCGCTGCCGGACGCCGCGCAGCAGGCGGCGGCCTCGGCGCGGCTGCTGGACATCCTGCTGGAGGGGCTGCGATCCCGGCCCGCGATCGGCTGA